Part of the Portunus trituberculatus isolate SZX2019 chromosome 24, ASM1759143v1, whole genome shotgun sequence genome is shown below.
atttttaatggactattttcttaattgttttacTTCTTGTATTAGATATCTTGCTAGAATGTTCAGAGTTGTATGCATTTGTGATTTTGTTGGTGTAAAAATTTTTATTCCAAGCTATATGTAGAGTTGGGATAGCAGGTCAAGATCCAAAGTTGCAGTTTAAACTCATATTGTATTGCTCATTTCTTGTAATAGAGAAGGGATGAGGTAAGAATGAAAACCAGTTGCTGGTAACAATGTTTACTTCCCAACTGTTACAAAACATTCATTAAAGTAACATACACTTAACACGATACTGTATGTAAATATGACCACCGCTAGACAACAGGCCTTTAATGATGCCATCAGACCAAGTTAGCTTTACCAATATCCTTTCATCAGTTTTTTCTTGAGACCACTCATGAccaaatggtgtgtgtgtgtgtgtgtgtgtgtgtgtgtgtgtgtgtgtgtgtgtgtgtgtgtgtgtgtgtgtgtgtgtgtgtgtgtgtgtgtgtgtaaaaggttGCTATGTAAACATACAATGGATAGAATGTGGGCAAAGAAACCATGAGTTGCAGCTGCGTCTAGATCATGAGAACGAGTTATTCCGTCATTGTCATCGTTATTAGGTATTAAGATTACAATTATTAATTACAGCAAATATATAAAGATGTCACTGAATACAAAACTGGAACCATTACTGCCAACAACAGAAAGACACGGAGTTCATTTGCACAACCAGATGCAACCTGTTTGAcgaataataaaacaattttgACTTGAAAGATCTCTTAAACTAgtttttgttacatttattttcttgattgcaCAAGACTAtctgaaattaagaaaatgtaTAGTTTATCATACACAGTGTGCAATAATTATAGTAAATGAACTTGTCATTAAGATACAAATTTAAGTCAAGGTATATATAATCCTTATGCAACAAAAGTATTTCAAATTAAAAGcctcctttatatatttcatttaacTTAAGGCATAGCTTTTACAGTCACCACCTTTTATTTATGCATCCACTGATAATACATGACGAGCCTTATCTTCCCTGGAGTAGTGGTAGGGGGCGAGGGAAGGCACATTGACCCAGAGAGAAATGGTCGATGTGGCAGACTGAGGCCTCCCTGATTTTGAGCCTCTGAGGAGAGTGCCATCTTAACCTTAAACTTTCTCTCCATACAGGAAAATACTGATCAGAAAATATACTCACCTTTATTTGCTTCATTCTGTAGATTTGCTATCTCCCTGAATTTTACGTAGTTAATTTGATATTGTATTTTGTGTATGATACAGAATAACCTGTAAGACACCAAAAGCTACATTATAAAAAGTCATAACTTGGCAGAAAGGGGTATGGGGCAAAGAGGAGCATGGAAGGAagtttttggaaaaaaaatcaataggaTGAGGAAGTTTAGGTTGACTTCAGTAATTCCATGCTGATGCACAATTATATTATGAAGTCATAACATAGCTTTCGCCAAGGGGCTCCAGAAGGGCATCTGTCTGCGCACCAACCTGGGCCTCAATGGCCAGGCCAGGTGGCAGTGACTTCAGAATTTATCTCTGAGTTGGGGTGAGGGGTCTGAGTGCCCTATCTCGCCCCATCCCATCCAGGGCTCTTGTTGCCTGCCTTGTGgtcattttctttacatgttgAGTATAATACTAAAACTAACAGgccattctcctttttttttgtttgtttcgtgAACTGCAGGTCACAAACTGACGTTTCAAGGCAATTGAAATTTGTTTGAATATTTACCTGTCATGAATGAAGGCTTTTATTCTACTATGGAATGATGTGAATGTGAAGTTAGGGGGTGTTCAGGAGTAAGTACATTTTATAGTCAGTATATTTAGTAGTTATTTGTTCCTAAGAGTAAGTAACACTTTAGTATATTATACACAATATATGACCTTGTGTGTATATCTGCCTACAAGCATTTATAGCACTGAACTAGTTTTTTGCATACTTGAAATAGTTTTGGTTGTGCATGTTTCTGACAGGTATTCGcgaaacaaaaatgaagaaaaggaaaaagaagaacggCCCTGAGAGAGGATATCAGCTGTTGTTGCCGCTGCAACATACAGTGACTACCGGGATCACTAAGAGAAAGACTGAGTTGTCCTACGTTGGTCGTCCTAGCGGGCACGAgacgacagtgtgtgtgtggggcagcCAGCTCCTGCTTGAGGGAGGTGCCAGAGGCTCCACCACAGACAAAGAGGTAAAAACAAATTTCGATCATATATTTCTAAGTCTAAATGAAAAAGTCTGAACGCATTAACGACGTTCAACTTTGTATGAAAAGTTTCTCTAAGACTCAGGATCGTCAAGACTGCTGAGACACTGGTCAGTTCACCATTTACAAAGGTTTGCTAATTGTGCACCATTTAGATAGTCATATCAGAACTACCTCGTACTGGAGAACTACCGATACCCCATGGAGTTATTGTCATTATGCCTTAACACTCACATTTGAAGTTGTTCAATCCGAATTCCAAATCAACATAGATGCTACAGCTAAGCGCAACCTAATTAGCTGCACAGACCCAGGTGATGCACGGCGGCCGGCGCTCACGCAGTCGGCAGCAGATCAGGTTCACCTCTAAGACAAAGACATGAGTAATGATATGTACCTAATTTCTAAAGTTATCCTTTAAACAACCAACAAAGCCATGTCTTCACAGATCACTTGAGAGATTTGTACACAAAACGAAGGCAATCTTCGGCGATCTTTATTACATCATCTTCAGTCCTCAACATGCATAGGCCTCCACGTGGCCTGAAGTCTGACAAAACATTACGAGACTGTGAGCACTTGAGCGGTGGGGGGGGAGAGGCATCCAGCAAGAAGTCATGAGCGGCTGCGAGGATAGTGTCCAATGACAAGACAATTATGTCTTTGTATTAGCGAACTCTTGCTCGCCTGCATGACCTTTGCTGCAGGAGAGGACATCAAGGGTCACCTAAATTACTACAAATTTCTacatttcagtattttttttagtcatgATTATTCCTACAGGGACCACACGTTTATATCCTACCGCTATGCTTCTTAAGCACATCTAGCTTACCTTTGGCACAGAGACACCCTCCCTACACTCTGTGGATCTGGTGTTGCACTGTGGCCAACACTGATATTTTCCAGCAAGAGTTCTTCCCTCTTTACACAAAGTATTTACTGCCCAACACTTGATCCTGATATGTATTTCTGAACTGACTCTGCACAAAGCTGAGTGAACAAAAACTACAAGGAAGTCCCCACACTTCTCACATGTGTCCAGCACTACTTGCACGAGATCCGATTGTCAGTTTGCTCCCAAGGAGAGTCTAGTGGAGCTGCGCTATGCACCCTGAGGGTGAGCAACCACTGGCAGATCCTCCAGTGGGTCCTCCCCTACTTGCCTCACACTGCATgtcaggtgagggaggggaccAGTGCAAGCCAAATACAATGTCACATGAATGAAACTGATTAGATTCTTTCTGGGTTTGGTGGAAGAGGCACTAGAATCTTTCCATTGTTTACAGACATGATGTCACCACCGAACTCGTAGCCTCGCCGCCAGAGGTCCTCGGAAGAGTCCAGGCTAGGGTCTTCGTTGATGCTTTAAGGAAACGTACGAAACAGAGCTCTACTTGTAACATGTCTTTTTTTAAACTTTGATTTACAAGAGAATCTTCGCAAAGATTCATATGAAAAGAAGCTATTCTATTTTATCATTTACTAGTGGTTCCAAGTGACAAAATTTACCCTAAAGTTCACATCACAGCATTTGAATGATTGCTCGCATCTGGTGGCTACCATGGTGGTTCAGCGGCCTGTAGCCGCAACAAATATTGTCACTAAGAAACAAAGGTTGTAAATATTACACGtaaaaaatacagcaaaaaaaaacttgactaAATGTCTTCCAAGTGTTCTAAATGAGTTACATTTGCACTGATGCtatagaaaaatacataaacctTACCATATCTCAGTACCTGTTTGTCGCTATAGGAAGAGTCGTCGTGGAAATGACAAAGTGACCACAAAACTGCCCACTGTTATGCACTGCTTATCTAACTTATGTTTAATAGATAATTCTAAAGACTAGAGTAACAGACTAGACCACACCATAACCAGGGCAACATACCTCACCATCCCAGGGTGAGAGGCCTCACCACTAGCTATGAATGACATCCCACTGAAACTACAGCATGACACCCCTTGCTACCTTAGGGCACAATGGTCACTGC
Proteins encoded:
- the LOC123508031 gene encoding uncharacterized protein LOC123508031 isoform X2, whose product is MPETGIRETKMKKRKKKNGPERGYQLLLPLQHTVTTGITKRKTELSYVGRPSGHETTVCVWGSQLLLEGGARGSTTDKECGEAFFFLLGST
- the LOC123508031 gene encoding uncharacterized protein LOC123508031 isoform X1, producing the protein MPETEFHIYTAGIRETKMKKRKKKNGPERGYQLLLPLQHTVTTGITKRKTELSYVGRPSGHETTVCVWGSQLLLEGGARGSTTDKEVKTNFDHIFLSLNEKV